A genomic segment from Paenibacillus sp. FSL K6-1096 encodes:
- a CDS encoding Na-translocating system protein MpsC family protein, with amino-acid sequence MSTTELTSQLSSYTGRLLRERFGKGPESIHASIGEQCIALHIRNFIGPVERFLLNKEEEQAFRYTRELLMKSLLPELAAYLKEKLAIEVGELFYDWGIHNASGMIVALIKNDDTLIDNYAGREEVHAQINEVSRKVQKEPVYTDSWWVGPRILIIKREGILIPLEKELISLGYENTLKTTKRKMEKRYLEDTTTIAPMLGKELSDIYVDWDFDKDTSVIAYTFL; translated from the coding sequence ATGAGCACTACAGAACTTACTAGCCAACTTTCCAGTTATACAGGAAGGCTGCTGCGGGAACGCTTCGGGAAGGGACCTGAGTCGATACACGCATCCATTGGCGAGCAATGTATCGCGCTGCATATCCGTAATTTTATCGGACCTGTGGAGAGGTTTTTGTTAAATAAGGAAGAGGAACAGGCATTCCGTTACACTAGGGAGCTTCTGATGAAGTCCCTGCTTCCCGAGCTTGCGGCTTACCTGAAGGAGAAGTTGGCTATTGAGGTCGGAGAGCTGTTCTATGATTGGGGCATACATAACGCATCGGGAATGATCGTTGCACTAATCAAGAATGACGATACGCTCATCGACAACTATGCCGGGCGTGAAGAGGTCCATGCCCAGATTAACGAAGTAAGCAGGAAAGTGCAGAAGGAACCGGTCTATACCGACTCCTGGTGGGTGGGCCCCCGCATTCTGATCATTAAGCGTGAGGGCATTCTGATCCCGCTGGAGAAGGAACTGATCAGCCTTGGCTATGAGAATACACTCAAGACCACCAAGCGCAAGATGGAGAAGCGGTATCTGGAGGATACCACCACCATCGCCCCGATGCTCGGCAAGGAGCTGTCGGATATCTATGTGGATTGGGACTTTGACAAGGACACCAGTGTAATAGCGTATACTTTTCTATGA
- a CDS encoding ABC transporter substrate-binding protein has protein sequence MSRLYREITGVWSKRGRLTLITAVVMIMLVLQACGNNTGSSSSAAGSGGTNTAEAAGGKAASNVPAVLNYGFIGSNKLNLPGGAEGWGLYKGIIQEELKQYGITEVKLTGFPNGPDQTESLISGRLDFGSLGDTPAIIAYASGAKTRLIAQTSAHTVGYLIGKKDGAKTVQDLKGKTIAIQKGSFMHRYVVGLLKQEGVTDYKLVHMLIPDASAALARGDVDAITNNGVAALKQIEQGYTHLDDASKHPDLLGSSATVVSEEYLAKFPDFPKVWNAAREKALADLKQHEDEYYEFLAEIGDTTPEIAKQVTPISDIKDTAFTDDGIKLLEGTKNFLVDEKLAKKDFNISDWQLK, from the coding sequence ATGAGCAGATTGTACAGAGAGATTACAGGTGTATGGAGCAAAAGGGGACGCCTCACGCTGATTACAGCTGTGGTGATGATCATGCTGGTCCTGCAGGCTTGCGGCAATAATACGGGGAGCAGCAGCTCCGCAGCAGGCAGTGGGGGTACCAATACCGCTGAAGCGGCTGGCGGTAAGGCTGCAAGCAATGTTCCGGCCGTGCTGAATTACGGATTCATTGGCTCCAATAAGCTGAATCTGCCGGGAGGCGCGGAAGGCTGGGGCCTTTACAAAGGCATTATTCAGGAAGAGCTGAAACAATACGGAATTACCGAGGTCAAGCTGACAGGCTTCCCGAACGGGCCGGATCAGACGGAATCCTTAATCAGCGGAAGACTTGATTTCGGCAGCCTCGGGGATACCCCAGCGATTATCGCCTACGCCTCAGGAGCCAAGACCCGGCTGATCGCCCAGACTTCAGCGCATACGGTCGGTTATCTGATCGGCAAGAAGGACGGGGCGAAGACGGTGCAGGACCTGAAGGGCAAGACGATCGCGATCCAAAAAGGCTCGTTTATGCACCGTTACGTAGTCGGCTTGCTGAAGCAGGAGGGCGTAACTGATTATAAGCTGGTTCATATGCTGATTCCCGATGCAAGCGCAGCACTGGCCCGCGGCGATGTAGATGCGATCACCAATAACGGTGTGGCGGCGCTTAAGCAGATTGAGCAGGGGTACACCCATTTGGATGATGCTTCGAAACATCCGGATTTGCTTGGAAGCAGCGCTACCGTAGTGTCGGAGGAGTATCTTGCGAAATTCCCGGATTTCCCCAAGGTCTGGAATGCGGCCCGGGAGAAGGCACTGGCCGACCTGAAGCAGCATGAAGATGAATATTATGAATTCCTGGCCGAGATCGGAGATACCACCCCGGAAATCGCGAAGCAGGTCACTCCGATCAGTGATATCAAGGATACAGCCTTCACGGATGACGGCATCAAGTTGCTGGAGGGCACCAAGAACTTCCTCGTCGATGAGAAGCTGGCCAAGAAGGATTTCAATATCAGCGATTGGCAGCTCAAGTAA
- a CDS encoding ferredoxin family protein, whose product MIEVISAERCVECNQCVSVCPTNVFDRVENGIPVIARQSDCQTCFMCELYCPVDALYVAPDSEGITGITEAELEQQGLLGGYREKVGWGKGRQPVASHDFMVKLAARAGF is encoded by the coding sequence GTGATTGAAGTCATCAGCGCCGAGCGGTGCGTAGAATGCAACCAATGCGTATCCGTCTGTCCGACCAATGTATTCGACCGGGTAGAGAACGGAATTCCCGTGATCGCCCGGCAGAGCGACTGCCAGACCTGCTTCATGTGTGAGTTATATTGTCCGGTGGACGCGCTGTATGTCGCTCCGGATTCTGAGGGGATTACCGGAATTACAGAGGCGGAGCTGGAGCAGCAAGGTCTGCTTGGCGGCTACCGCGAGAAGGTAGGCTGGGGCAAGGGCAGGCAGCCGGTAGCTAGTCATGACTTCATGGTGAAGCTGGCGGCCCGGGCAGGATTCTGA
- a CDS encoding FAD-binding protein — translation MNQQALKETLKLTADVLVIGGGPAGTWAALTAAAKGVKVILADKGYCGSSGATAPSGTGVWYVKPETELREAAKASRYAMGGKLAEQRWMDRVLDRTYENMNRLGVSGYPFPLDEEGNPYRRGLQGPEYMRLMRKLVKKAGVKILDHSPVLELLADEHGVAGAAGVQTQNGAAWSVHAGAVVIATGGCAFLSKALGCNVLTGDGYLFAAEAGASLSGMEFSNAYAICPTFSSVTKTAYYSYASFYYEDGSVVEGAGSKKGRSVIARNLLAGRQVFAKLDGADEELQPLLRVAQTNFFLPFDRRGINPFKDLFPVTLRLEGTVRGTGGIRITDEQCGTGVPGLYAAGDAATRELICGGFTGGGSHNAAWAMSSGSFAGEGAAAYAAGLGRHSQHRAPAGLSSSPLVHQEVKAGAAARTAEYVEAVQAEVKPYDINLFRTEQGLASSLERLDGLWKEQRSREIQRTPGGVKAREAEAMTATARWMYSSALARTETRGMHKREDFKASDDSQHHRLISGGLDQVWVKTEEVAKESVLL, via the coding sequence ATGAACCAACAGGCACTGAAGGAAACATTGAAACTGACGGCAGATGTACTGGTAATCGGCGGAGGTCCGGCAGGAACATGGGCGGCACTTACAGCCGCAGCCAAGGGAGTGAAGGTGATCCTGGCCGATAAGGGCTACTGCGGCTCCAGCGGTGCGACTGCCCCGTCGGGCACTGGAGTGTGGTACGTGAAGCCGGAGACGGAGCTGCGTGAGGCAGCGAAGGCCAGCCGCTACGCGATGGGCGGCAAGCTGGCTGAGCAGCGCTGGATGGACCGGGTGCTGGACCGTACTTATGAGAACATGAACAGACTGGGTGTCAGCGGCTATCCGTTCCCGTTAGATGAGGAAGGCAATCCATACCGGCGGGGCCTGCAGGGACCTGAATATATGCGTCTGATGCGCAAGCTGGTGAAGAAGGCAGGGGTGAAGATTCTGGATCACAGTCCCGTGCTGGAGCTGCTCGCCGATGAGCACGGGGTAGCCGGAGCGGCCGGAGTGCAGACCCAGAACGGAGCAGCCTGGAGTGTGCACGCCGGGGCGGTAGTTATCGCTACCGGGGGCTGCGCCTTCCTCAGTAAGGCGCTGGGCTGCAACGTCCTGACGGGTGATGGTTACTTATTCGCTGCTGAAGCAGGGGCGAGCTTGTCCGGCATGGAGTTCTCCAACGCCTATGCGATCTGCCCGACCTTCTCCTCTGTGACGAAGACCGCGTACTACAGCTATGCCAGCTTCTATTATGAGGACGGCAGTGTGGTGGAAGGAGCGGGCTCCAAGAAGGGCCGCTCGGTCATTGCCAGGAATCTGCTGGCGGGCCGCCAGGTGTTCGCGAAGCTTGACGGAGCTGACGAAGAGCTGCAGCCGCTGCTGCGGGTGGCGCAGACCAACTTCTTCCTGCCGTTTGACCGGCGGGGAATCAATCCCTTCAAGGATCTTTTCCCGGTAACTCTGCGGCTGGAGGGGACCGTCCGGGGGACAGGCGGCATCAGAATCACGGATGAGCAGTGCGGTACAGGCGTTCCTGGCCTGTACGCAGCAGGGGATGCCGCTACCCGCGAGCTGATCTGCGGCGGGTTCACCGGAGGCGGCAGCCACAATGCCGCCTGGGCCATGTCTTCCGGCTCCTTCGCCGGAGAAGGAGCGGCAGCCTATGCAGCCGGACTCGGCCGGCATTCGCAGCACCGCGCACCCGCCGGGTTATCCTCTTCACCGCTGGTTCACCAGGAAGTGAAGGCGGGAGCGGCGGCCAGAACCGCAGAATATGTGGAGGCTGTGCAGGCAGAAGTCAAACCGTACGACATTAATCTGTTCCGTACAGAGCAGGGGCTGGCTTCTTCGCTGGAACGTCTGGACGGACTATGGAAGGAGCAGCGCAGCCGGGAAATCCAGCGTACGCCGGGAGGCGTGAAGGCGCGTGAAGCTGAAGCGATGACGGCAACGGCACGCTGGATGTACAGCTCCGCACTGGCCCGCACCGAAACCCGGGGAATGCATAAACGGGAGGACTTCAAGGCAAGCGATGACAGCCAGCATCACCGCTTGATCAGCGGCGGACTGGATCAGGTATGGGTGAAGACAGAAGAGGTAGCGAAGGAGAGTGTATTGTTGTGA
- a CDS encoding ABC transporter permease has product MSEGIEAIIKTAKGVREARDYSGTAPITTHNNKRRLTLSSWKALLSNWGTGAVIPVAVLAVWQLGGSAGWISPEFLPAPLTILSAFADLAVKGELVHHLGVSIGRAGTGFLIGGILGLLLGTLTGLFRSAAYLLDPSVQILRLVPHLAIAPMIILWFGFGEISKVVIIMSGSFFPLYINTFMGIRGVDNKLFEVARVLGFSPLQKLRRLILPAALPSILLGLRLSMAVAWIGLVVAELIGSQSGVGFLINEAKQNSNTAVIFVGILIFAVVGKLIDSLFRVIERKFLYWRDSYQG; this is encoded by the coding sequence ATGAGTGAAGGGATAGAAGCCATAATCAAGACAGCCAAGGGGGTAAGGGAAGCCCGTGATTATAGCGGAACTGCTCCAATAACTACGCATAACAACAAGAGAAGGTTAACCTTGTCTTCCTGGAAGGCCCTTTTGTCCAACTGGGGCACCGGGGCAGTGATTCCCGTAGCGGTGCTGGCCGTATGGCAGCTTGGCGGGAGCGCAGGCTGGATCTCGCCGGAATTTCTTCCGGCACCGCTGACGATCCTCTCCGCATTTGCGGATCTGGCCGTTAAGGGAGAGCTTGTCCATCATCTGGGCGTCAGCATCGGGCGGGCGGGCACCGGGTTCCTGATTGGAGGAATTCTCGGCCTGCTGCTGGGGACGTTGACCGGCCTGTTCCGCAGCGCTGCCTATCTGCTGGACCCGAGTGTTCAGATTCTGCGGCTGGTTCCGCATCTGGCGATTGCCCCGATGATTATTCTGTGGTTTGGCTTCGGGGAGATTTCCAAGGTGGTTATTATCATGAGCGGCTCCTTCTTCCCGCTCTATATTAATACCTTCATGGGCATCCGGGGAGTGGACAATAAGCTCTTCGAGGTGGCCCGGGTGCTCGGCTTCAGTCCGCTGCAGAAGCTGCGGCGGCTGATCCTGCCGGCTGCGCTGCCCAGCATTCTCCTGGGCCTGCGCCTGTCGATGGCTGTGGCCTGGATCGGTCTGGTGGTTGCTGAACTGATCGGATCGCAGTCCGGGGTTGGATTTCTCATTAATGAAGCGAAGCAGAATTCCAATACGGCAGTGATTTTTGTCGGAATACTTATTTTCGCCGTGGTCGGCAAGCTAATCGATTCGCTATTCCGCGTCATTGAACGCAAATTCCTGTACTGGCGTGACAGCTATCAAGGCTGA
- a CDS encoding ABC transporter permease, which yields MAERTVAAGNAGRTGRSNGPGKAVIAGLGLLLPAGVLILWQILGHYGVISELLFPTPYTIVQSFITLASTGDLWSNLRISVVRALSGFLLGGGLGLFFGILVGLFRRSERLLDPSLQMIRMIPSLAVVPLFILWFGIGEESKVLLIAKGAFFPVYINTFMGIRGTDNKLFEVARVLGFSRGKQIVRLVLPAAVPNIMLGVRLSLGLSWLGLVVAELIASTSGIGYMMSDARQFADTPVVFVGIIVFAAVGLLSDTIVRLIEQRLLRWRDSYQG from the coding sequence ATGGCAGAGCGGACTGTAGCGGCAGGAAATGCCGGAAGAACCGGACGGTCTAATGGACCTGGAAAAGCGGTCATTGCCGGCCTGGGGCTGCTGCTTCCGGCAGGGGTGCTGATCCTGTGGCAGATTCTGGGCCATTACGGAGTGATCTCGGAGTTGCTGTTCCCCACACCATATACGATTGTCCAGTCGTTCATTACGCTGGCGTCTACCGGGGATTTATGGAGTAACCTGAGAATCAGTGTTGTACGGGCATTGTCTGGATTTCTGCTTGGCGGCGGGCTCGGCCTGTTCTTTGGCATACTGGTCGGATTATTCCGCCGGTCAGAGAGGCTGCTGGACCCCTCGCTGCAAATGATCCGGATGATTCCGAGCCTTGCCGTAGTGCCGCTGTTCATACTCTGGTTCGGCATCGGCGAAGAATCCAAGGTGCTGCTGATTGCCAAAGGGGCGTTTTTCCCGGTCTATATCAATACCTTTATGGGGATACGCGGGACGGATAACAAGCTGTTTGAGGTAGCCAGAGTGCTTGGCTTCAGCAGAGGGAAGCAGATTGTGCGGCTGGTGCTGCCTGCGGCGGTGCCGAATATTATGCTCGGGGTACGCTTGTCGCTGGGACTCTCCTGGCTGGGGCTGGTGGTCGCGGAGCTTATCGCTTCTACCTCGGGGATCGGCTACATGATGTCGGATGCCCGCCAGTTTGCCGATACGCCTGTTGTATTTGTCGGAATTATTGTATTTGCCGCTGTCGGACTGCTGAGTGACACGATTGTCCGCCTGATCGAACAGCGTCTGCTCCGGTGGCGGGACAGTTATCAGGGATAG
- a CDS encoding ABC transporter ATP-binding protein, translating into MGEALLSITELNKHFDTAGGQVQALEDVDLQVQEGEFITVIGPSGCGKSTLLRIIAGLDTGYTGSVTLEGAAISGPGIDKGFIFQEHRLFPWLTVEKNIASDLPLGRPDIRQRVDELIELVKLGGFEKSYPRELSGGMAQRVAIARALLRSPKVLLLDEPFGALDAFTRAHMQAVLLDIWRRNRTTMIFVTHDIDEAVFLGNRVVILEPRPGRIRKIVPIDLPYPRKKTTTSFQELRLKVLNYFEKVDELELKDGAGI; encoded by the coding sequence ATGGGAGAGGCTTTGTTGTCTATTACAGAACTGAATAAGCACTTTGATACCGCTGGAGGCCAGGTGCAGGCGCTGGAGGATGTGGACCTGCAGGTACAGGAGGGCGAGTTCATCACGGTGATTGGACCCAGCGGCTGCGGCAAAAGCACCCTGCTGCGCATCATTGCCGGTCTGGATACCGGCTATACCGGCAGTGTTACCCTGGAGGGAGCGGCGATCAGCGGGCCGGGAATTGATAAGGGGTTTATTTTTCAGGAGCACCGCTTGTTTCCCTGGCTTACAGTAGAGAAGAATATTGCCTCGGATCTGCCGCTGGGCAGGCCGGATATCCGGCAGCGGGTAGATGAGCTGATTGAGCTGGTGAAGCTCGGCGGCTTCGAGAAGTCCTATCCCCGCGAGCTGTCGGGAGGGATGGCCCAACGGGTAGCGATTGCCCGGGCACTGCTGCGCAGTCCCAAGGTTCTGCTGCTGGATGAGCCCTTTGGCGCGCTGGATGCTTTTACCCGGGCGCATATGCAGGCGGTGCTGCTCGACATTTGGCGGCGGAACCGGACGACAATGATTTTTGTGACCCATGATATTGATGAAGCCGTGTTCCTGGGGAACCGGGTGGTCATTCTGGAGCCCCGCCCCGGCCGGATCCGCAAAATCGTTCCCATTGATCTTCCTTATCCGCGCAAGAAAACAACAACCTCCTTTCAAGAGCTGCGGCTCAAGGTATTGAATTACTTCGAGAAGGTGGATGAGCTTGAGCTGAAGGACGGGGCCGGGATATAA
- a CDS encoding LLM class flavin-dependent oxidoreductase yields MNNQGNTQANAQANTQAKETSLPEFEFGIYTLGDIVTDCHTGQRISPRQRLHEVIAAAKLADEAGLDVFGVGEHHRLDFVISSVPVVLAAIAQATQRIKLTSATTVLSTIDPVRVFEDFATLDLLSDGRAEIIAGRGAFLESFPLFGYELEDYQQLFSENLDLLLTLNQHEVMNWEGRFRSPLHNAEIAPRPLQPKLPLWVGIGGSAESAAKAGTLGTGMAIAILNGSPEPFRQLAESYRNAGAAAGHRPEDLKIAITSHGYIAKTTQQALDEYYPYYYSYRNSISPQPGQEYRVSRSEFSQFTSPDNTLAVGSPQQIIEKILYQHELFGHHRFMTQLDIGGLPYAKVAAAIELLATEVAPVVRRELAKKRSGLSSAQ; encoded by the coding sequence ATGAATAACCAAGGGAATACACAAGCGAATGCGCAAGCAAATACGCAAGCAAAAGAAACAAGCCTGCCGGAGTTCGAATTCGGCATCTATACACTGGGGGATATCGTCACCGACTGCCATACCGGGCAGCGGATCAGCCCGCGCCAGCGCCTGCATGAAGTGATTGCCGCCGCCAAGCTTGCCGATGAGGCCGGACTGGATGTATTCGGCGTCGGCGAGCATCACCGGCTGGACTTCGTGATCTCTTCTGTACCGGTCGTGCTGGCTGCTATCGCCCAGGCAACCCAGCGGATTAAGCTTACCAGTGCCACCACTGTGCTAAGCACTATTGATCCGGTCCGCGTGTTCGAGGATTTCGCCACACTGGACCTGCTGTCGGACGGCCGGGCGGAGATTATTGCCGGGCGGGGCGCTTTCCTGGAATCCTTCCCGCTGTTCGGCTATGAGCTGGAGGATTACCAGCAGCTGTTCAGCGAGAATCTCGATCTGCTGCTCACCCTGAACCAGCATGAGGTCATGAACTGGGAGGGCCGATTCCGCTCCCCGCTGCATAATGCCGAGATTGCCCCGCGCCCGCTCCAGCCGAAGCTGCCGCTCTGGGTCGGCATCGGCGGGTCGGCCGAGAGCGCAGCGAAGGCCGGAACGCTTGGAACCGGCATGGCTATTGCGATTCTGAACGGCAGCCCGGAGCCGTTCCGGCAGCTGGCCGAGTCGTACCGCAATGCAGGTGCCGCCGCCGGCCACCGGCCGGAGGACCTGAAGATTGCCATCACCAGCCACGGCTATATCGCCAAGACTACGCAGCAGGCATTGGATGAGTATTACCCTTATTACTACAGCTACCGCAATTCGATCAGCCCGCAGCCCGGCCAGGAATACCGCGTCTCGCGCAGCGAATTCAGCCAGTTCACCTCGCCGGACAATACGCTCGCTGTGGGCAGCCCGCAGCAGATTATCGAGAAAATTCTCTACCAGCATGAGCTGTTCGGCCACCACCGCTTCATGACCCAGCTCGATATCGGCGGCCTGCCCTACGCCAAGGTAGCCGCAGCCATCGAGCTGCTCGCCACCGAGGTCGCCCCGGTGGTCCGCCGGGAGCTTGCGAAGAAGCGGAGCGGCCTCTCCTCCGCGCAATAA
- a CDS encoding TIR domain-containing protein — protein sequence MIRPRLFIGSSRESIRYARAIHEQLKRSAEVHPWYAAAFRPNEYTMESLERNLDMSDFAVFVFSPDDVAQIRGQYYYVTRDNTQFEMGLFWSRLRRGRVFCLLPDQVPARSDLIPGENVEAYHLLSDLSGLTPLEYEAQHENATAAVDVSCGKIIDIIQAQGKYHDPAVELQQLRSELRRKESILHFFWQYNNNVSPPQAGEKYQALSEAVRNSFVAPEDCRVIGAAMWRAEEGEGLKQVGGNVGRGHVYPFSASGEPGGKPGVLDAFLAKEWTFLQRTEVAEVYILCYPLGEKHVLSVHFSGNQGLSAEDLTAVVAYNRDLFRTVNHLVGGD from the coding sequence GTGATCAGACCTAGATTATTCATTGGTTCTTCGAGAGAATCCATCCGCTATGCCCGGGCGATTCATGAACAGCTCAAGCGCAGCGCCGAGGTTCATCCCTGGTATGCTGCCGCGTTCCGGCCGAATGAATACACAATGGAGTCGCTGGAGCGGAATCTGGATATGAGCGATTTTGCCGTATTTGTCTTCTCGCCGGATGATGTGGCGCAGATTAGGGGACAATACTATTATGTGACCCGGGATAACACCCAGTTTGAGATGGGCCTGTTCTGGTCCAGACTGCGGCGCGGCCGCGTTTTCTGCCTGTTGCCGGACCAGGTTCCCGCCCGCAGCGATCTGATCCCGGGCGAGAATGTGGAAGCGTATCATCTGTTGTCCGATCTGTCCGGGCTGACGCCGCTGGAATATGAAGCACAGCATGAGAATGCCACAGCGGCGGTGGATGTCAGCTGCGGCAAGATTATCGATATCATTCAGGCACAGGGCAAGTACCATGACCCGGCCGTGGAGCTGCAGCAGCTTCGTTCAGAGCTTAGGCGAAAAGAAAGTATCCTTCACTTCTTTTGGCAATATAATAATAATGTATCGCCCCCTCAGGCGGGGGAGAAGTATCAGGCGCTCAGTGAAGCGGTCCGCAATTCCTTCGTCGCCCCGGAGGATTGCCGGGTGATCGGTGCCGCCATGTGGCGGGCCGAAGAAGGCGAGGGACTGAAGCAAGTGGGCGGGAACGTGGGACGCGGGCATGTGTATCCGTTCTCGGCCTCCGGTGAGCCGGGCGGCAAGCCGGGTGTGCTGGATGCTTTTTTGGCGAAAGAATGGACGTTTTTACAGCGAACGGAAGTTGCGGAGGTATATATCCTGTGCTATCCTTTAGGTGAGAAGCATGTTCTGTCGGTGCATTTCTCTGGCAATCAGGGATTGTCGGCAGAGGATCTCACCGCAGTTGTGGCCTACAACCGGGATTTGTTCCGTACCGTCAATCATTTAGTGGGAGGGGACTAA
- a CDS encoding N-acetylmuramoyl-L-alanine amidase — protein sequence MKKIHTALLAACLLTTSVLPVLPSSTAYAFSAYSAKVYASSLNVRSEPAAGAVVTGNLAGGAVVTVTDEQHGWLKVRAGSVSGWVAGYYLKRTSGAAASSAGSSSGSGSVKAPVKTSAASSGTASVTASSLRIRGGPGTSHEVVGSLQSGDKVTILLRQGEWARVRTAGGMVGWVAGEYLSGGGIRNVSTSTAGSGSTSRSVVRKSGSIRGKLIVVDPGHGGSDPGMLGTTYDTMEKDLTLQTSLYLRDYLTAKGARVELTRTRGDQKPALSQRVQLGLRLGADAFVSIHYNSSPKNVSGTLTFFYSEQNDLRLARAIETRLGQGIGLRSNGLSFGNYHILRENPLPSTLVELGFLSNPYDESVVRKASYQRKAAQAVAEGVADYFSN from the coding sequence ATGAAAAAAATACATACCGCACTCCTGGCAGCCTGTCTGCTCACTACTTCTGTGCTGCCTGTATTACCGTCTTCTACAGCCTATGCGTTCTCCGCTTACAGCGCCAAAGTATATGCAAGCTCCCTGAATGTCCGCAGCGAGCCTGCGGCGGGTGCCGTTGTCACCGGCAATCTGGCGGGCGGCGCGGTCGTTACCGTCACCGATGAGCAGCACGGCTGGCTCAAGGTCCGGGCCGGGTCCGTCTCCGGCTGGGTCGCCGGATACTACCTGAAGCGCACCAGCGGAGCGGCAGCTTCATCCGCCGGAAGCTCATCCGGCTCCGGCAGCGTGAAAGCGCCGGTCAAGACCTCTGCGGCTTCCAGCGGGACAGCCTCCGTTACCGCCTCCTCGCTGCGCATCCGGGGCGGACCGGGAACCTCCCATGAAGTGGTCGGCTCTCTTCAGTCCGGCGACAAGGTAACCATTCTGCTCCGCCAGGGGGAATGGGCGCGGGTCCGCACCGCCGGAGGAATGGTCGGCTGGGTAGCCGGCGAATACCTGTCAGGCGGGGGCATCCGCAATGTAAGCACAAGCACGGCTGGCTCCGGTAGTACAAGCCGGAGTGTTGTACGGAAGTCCGGCAGTATCCGCGGCAAGCTGATTGTAGTCGACCCCGGCCACGGCGGCAGCGACCCCGGGATGCTCGGCACCACCTATGACACGATGGAGAAGGATCTGACCCTGCAGACCTCACTATACCTGCGGGATTATCTCACCGCCAAGGGGGCCAGAGTCGAATTGACCCGCACCCGCGGGGACCAGAAGCCGGCCCTGTCCCAGCGGGTGCAGCTCGGGCTGCGGCTCGGTGCGGACGCTTTTGTCAGCATCCACTATAATTCCTCGCCGAAGAATGTCTCCGGCACGCTGACGTTCTTCTATTCCGAGCAGAATGATCTGCGGCTGGCAAGGGCCATTGAGACCCGGCTCGGCCAGGGCATCGGTCTGCGCAGCAACGGCCTGTCCTTCGGGAATTATCATATTCTGCGGGAGAATCCGCTGCCGTCAACCCTTGTGGAGCTGGGCTTCCTCAGCAATCCGTACGATGAATCGGTGGTGCGCAAGGCATCCTACCAGCGGAAGGCAGCCCAGGCTGTCGCCGAAGGGGTCGCAGACTATTTCAGCAATTAA